From a region of the Helianthus annuus cultivar XRQ/B chromosome 5, HanXRQr2.0-SUNRISE, whole genome shotgun sequence genome:
- the LOC110943078 gene encoding calphotin-like, with translation MAIVSDDEIPSEREVYTSDTTSTDDDDFQPFALPDVGVEPADGLPAGDVPLAVIPAPIPLAAYPVVDMPLDVISDDDIDLFEEDPPEADHEGGDPIVADVILPIAEALAKELPAGSPVPDSFESVASVSLHAQGVQHHSHDADPNMALSAASAPSHDLEFDHEVDDDFDPNFPPGFDPDQDIEFIHLDQPLEEPVAPIDPLFDDPADFDMDFVDSEPVVAPEPVVSPDPALERDPIHDDAPAIAPFVDDIPVADHPVIAPPLVDDHVVDAPVDAPLLIEDPVVAPFPDPVPVLFDRAPFATHIDPRYADTCNGWIDDDEDYLPFVLPVTPPVAPVLAPISAPTDTPLFPPHTTDAHRIDLPVTSLQDIPPPRPGEGSSRQSPVPVPPML, from the exons ATGGCGATAGTATCAGATGACGAGATTCCTTCGGAGCGAGAGGTCTATACCTCGGACACCACCAGTACTGacgacgacgatttccagccTTTTGCGCTACCTGACGTCGGAGtagagcctgctgatggccttcCCGCCGGGGACGTACcacttgcggtgatccctgctcctataccGCTTGCTGCTTATCCAGTCGTAGATATGCCACTCGATGTTATTTCTGACGAcgatatcgatctgtttgaggaggacccacctGAAGCTGACCATGAGGGCGGGGACCCTATTGTTGCTGATGTCATTTTACCCATTGCAGAGGCCCTTGCAAAGGAGCTTCCTGCCGGTTCACCAGTCCCAGATTCCTTTGAGTCCGTGGCATCTGTGTCCTTACACGCTCAGGGAGTGCAGCATCACTCTCATGACGCCGACCCAAACATGGCGTTATCAGCTGCATCTGCTCCCTCACACGATCTCGAGTTCGACCACGAGGTTGACGATGATTTTGATCCTAACTTTCCCCCTGGTTTTGATCCGGACCAGGATATCGAGTTCATTCACTTGGACCAGCCCCTAGAGGAGCCTGTAGCCCCTATCGATCCTTTGTTTGATGATCCCgctgattttgatatggattTTGTTGACTCGGAGCCTgtcgtggcccctgagccagtcgTTTCTCCTGATCCCGCATTAGAGCGTGACCCTATTCATGATGATGCACCAGCCATTGCACCCTTTGTTGATGATATACCCGTAGCTGATCATCCTGTTATTGCTCCACCGTTAGTGGATGATCATGTTGTTGACGCTCCTGTTGACGCTCCACTCTTGatagaggatcctgttgttgcaccaTTTCCTGATCCTGTGCCGGTGCtgttcgaccgtgcaccttttgctaccCATATAGATCCACGTTACGCCGACACCTGTAACGGGTGGATTGATGACGATGAAGATTATCTACCATTTGTGTTACCTGTTACACCACCAGTAGCCCCCGTTTTAGCACCCATTTCTGCACCCACTGATACCCCGTTGTTTCCCCCACACACCACAGATGCACATCGCATAGATCTTCCTGTTACGTCcctccaggacataccgccaccgcgtcctggagaggggtcatctaGACAGTCGCCTGTTCCTGTTCCACCCATGCT ttga